The following coding sequences lie in one Rutidosis leptorrhynchoides isolate AG116_Rl617_1_P2 chromosome 4, CSIRO_AGI_Rlap_v1, whole genome shotgun sequence genomic window:
- the LOC139842951 gene encoding cyclin-A1-1-like: MHRTITPYLPPLRAFIDRGTSMNLEEIYPPKMKLFFDLCPDYYSDEDVVEKMQDLVLETLDFDLFVVTVVSVLSRFVRVAAQGVKEEEKVPLKCLAYYISEFSLLEYDMLRYPPSLIAASAIFLARYVLFPSHKPWNSTLRDYTHYQPSDLYECVKALHALVTECPKPILPEIREKYHKDKYKCVADKYSCPPSIPFEHFHNISTAQLVIDRSKQQEDLNSVVLDGDAMYKFPNGAAKKHRSFKR, encoded by the exons ATGCACCGCACGATAACACCATACTTGCCCCCATTGCGAGCATTTATCGATCGTGGCACTTCGAT GAATTTGGAGGAGATATATCCACCCAAAATGAAACTCTTCTTCGACTTGTGTCCCGACTACTACTCTGATGAAGACgtg GTAGAGAAAATGCAAGATTTGGTTCTGGAaaccttggattttgatttgtttgTCGTAACCGTTGTATCTGTTTTGAGTAGATTTGTTCGTGTTGCTGCTCAAGGTGTAAAAGAGGAG GAGAAGGTTCCTTTAAAGTGTTTGGCATACTACATATCTGAATTCTCTCTTTTGGAGTATGATATGCTTCGTTATCCTCCTTCTCTTATTGCTGCATCTGCTATTTTCTTAGCAAGATATGTGCTTTTTCCATCACACAAACCTTGG AATTCGACTTTAAGGGATTATACTCACTACCAACCATCAGATTTATACGAGTGTGTAAAAGCTCTACATGCACTTGTTACTGAATGCCCAAAACCCATATTGCCAGAAATCAGAGAAAAGTACCATAAAGATAAG TACAAGTGCGTAGCAGACAAGTATTCTTGTCCTCCATCGATACCatttgagcattttcacaatatcaGCACAGCTCAGCTAGTAATTGATAGATCGAAGCAGCAAGAAGATCTCAACAGCGTTGTCTTGGATGGAGATGCTATGTATAAATTTCCAAATGGTGCAGCCAAAAAACACCGTAGCTTCAAAAGATAA